In one window of Methanoculleus chikugoensis DNA:
- a CDS encoding DUF2073 domain-containing protein, translated as MIQGVQIDLISAERLDRLTSMEKIRLILDDVMEGNIVILEKGLAPDEQSKLIEITMREIAPDGFSGIEMETYPIRDAQGGFLAKLLGGKRSETRLTVIGPANQLKTLKKEKDLISAWVSSSR; from the coding sequence ATGATACAGGGTGTACAAATCGACCTGATCTCTGCGGAACGTCTCGATCGCCTCACGTCGATGGAGAAGATCCGCCTGATCCTCGATGACGTGATGGAAGGAAACATCGTCATCCTGGAGAAGGGCCTCGCGCCGGACGAGCAGAGCAAGCTTATTGAGATCACGATGCGGGAGATCGCGCCGGACGGGTTCTCCGGGATCGAGATGGAGACCTATCCCATCAGGGATGCCCAGGGCGGGTTCCTGGCGAAACTTCTCGGCGGGAAACGCTCCGAGACTCGCCTGACCGTGATCGGGCCGGCGAACCAGCTCAAGACGCTCAAGAAGGAGAAGGATCTCATCAGTGCATGGGTCTCCTCGTCGAGATGA
- a CDS encoding type IV pilin N-terminal domain-containing protein, whose protein sequence is MLLLGLTVIGVALVGIVFLSAPQPDAIPRAAIAAGVNETGSLVLVHDGGDPLKAGDYRIYVDTGSGLVDGTDTFTGLKDGAWSVGGSLVHNGPTPERVVVTAVSGGSETILAEPEFRGGNGRFSPDPVGPGVAPVVTVTPTPTPEDVIINLPKINESLIALPKKATIDATITLEQASYAHITLYNYDAVKRGENNPKITVAMMTSEALGDLYTSEEINLNGFTTGDHPNDRIAVVIIIYDSNDDPLMSITTMGVVQSAH, encoded by the coding sequence ATGCTCCTGCTCGGCCTGACCGTCATCGGCGTCGCGCTCGTGGGGATCGTCTTTCTCTCCGCCCCCCAGCCGGACGCGATCCCCCGGGCGGCCATCGCCGCGGGAGTTAACGAGACCGGCAGCCTCGTCCTCGTCCACGATGGGGGCGATCCCCTGAAAGCAGGCGACTACCGGATCTACGTCGATACCGGGAGCGGGCTTGTGGACGGGACCGATACATTCACCGGACTCAAAGACGGCGCGTGGTCGGTGGGGGGGAGCCTCGTCCACAACGGTCCAACACCGGAGCGGGTGGTCGTGACCGCGGTCTCGGGGGGCAGCGAGACGATCCTTGCAGAACCGGAGTTCCGGGGCGGGAACGGGAGGTTCTCCCCCGACCCGGTGGGACCGGGGGTGGCGCCGGTGGTGACAGTGACTCCGACTCCAACACCCGAAGATGTGATTATTAATCTTCCCAAAATAAATGAAAGTTTAATAGCCCTACCAAAAAAAGCGACGATAGATGCGACGATAACATTGGAACAGGCGAGCTATGCCCACATAACCCTCTACAACTATGACGCTGTGAAGCGTGGAGAGAATAATCCAAAAATAACAGTTGCAATGATGACTTCTGAAGCGCTCGGAGATCTCTATACCTCCGAAGAGATTAATCTCAACGGTTTCACAACCGGCGATCATCCCAATGATCGCATAGCAGTGGTGATCATCATCTATGACAGTAACGACGACCCCCTCATGTCCATAACAACGATGGGTGTTGTCCAGAGCGCGCATTGA
- a CDS encoding 30S ribosomal protein S13, producing the protein MDEEEIKYFVRVRNTDLDGTKSVQIALTGIKGIGPHTSRTITALANVDPRAVLGKLDDESVERIANAVDTYTEQVPDWMVNRQKDVYTGEVRHLLGTDLTMMNDDDVNRMRKMRSYRGIRHETGQKVRGQRTKSTGRTGTTVGVKRKKD; encoded by the coding sequence ATGGATGAAGAAGAGATAAAGTACTTTGTTCGAGTCAGAAACACTGATCTCGACGGCACCAAGTCAGTGCAGATCGCACTGACCGGGATCAAGGGCATTGGTCCGCACACGTCGCGCACCATCACCGCCCTTGCCAACGTGGATCCCCGTGCCGTGCTCGGCAAACTCGACGACGAATCGGTCGAGCGGATCGCGAACGCCGTCGACACCTACACGGAACAGGTGCCCGACTGGATGGTCAACCGCCAGAAAGACGTCTACACCGGAGAGGTCCGCCACCTGCTCGGGACCGATCTCACCATGATGAACGACGACGACGTCAACCGCATGAGAAAGATGCGGAGTTACCGCGGCATCAGGCACGAGACCGGACAGAAGGTCCGCGGCCAGCGCACCAAGTCCACCGGAAGAACCGGCACGACCGTCGGCGTCAAGAGAAAGAAGGATTGA
- a CDS encoding KamA family radical SAM protein, producing MNTTYDIQNAIGSTKNPIYVSSLDSVPGIGPEERARLAEVTDHFAFRANDYYLSLIDWDDPADPIRRLIVPTVEELEPWGHLDPSSEHRYTQAPGLQHKYRETALLLVSDICGGLCRYCFRKRLFIEEAREVNKEISTGLAYIRDHPEITNVLLTGGDPLFLETGRLLDIVRQIREIDHVGIIRIGTKMPAYNPFRIINDPTLLDMIRDYSMDEKRIYIMAQFNHPRELTDAACRAVALLQDAGAVVMNQTPLIRGINDDPGVLAALFDKLSFIGANPYYVFQCRPSIGNRTFAVPVEESYRIFEQARTICSGLAKRARFVMSHATGKIEVLGKTDRHTYFKYNQAADPEDLGRFMVYKSNPEAYWFDDYTELVDEGRVREPQDLV from the coding sequence ATGAACACGACATACGATATCCAAAACGCGATCGGGAGCACCAAAAACCCGATCTATGTCTCATCGCTCGATTCGGTTCCCGGTATCGGTCCGGAGGAGCGCGCCCGCCTCGCGGAGGTGACCGACCACTTCGCATTCCGTGCGAACGACTATTATCTCTCGCTGATCGACTGGGATGACCCCGCCGACCCTATCCGTCGGCTGATTGTGCCGACCGTCGAGGAGCTTGAGCCCTGGGGGCATCTCGACCCGTCGTCGGAGCACCGGTACACTCAGGCTCCGGGGCTGCAGCATAAATATCGTGAAACCGCTCTCCTGCTCGTGAGCGACATCTGCGGCGGCCTCTGCCGCTACTGTTTCCGCAAGCGCCTCTTCATCGAGGAGGCGCGCGAGGTGAATAAGGAGATCTCCACGGGGCTTGCCTACATCCGGGACCATCCGGAGATCACGAACGTCCTCCTTACGGGGGGCGATCCTCTCTTCCTCGAGACCGGCCGGCTGCTCGATATCGTCCGGCAGATCCGCGAGATCGATCACGTCGGGATCATCCGGATCGGCACGAAGATGCCTGCATACAATCCCTTCCGGATCATCAACGATCCGACGCTGCTGGACATGATCCGGGACTACAGCATGGACGAGAAGCGTATCTACATCATGGCGCAGTTCAACCACCCGAGGGAACTGACCGATGCCGCGTGCCGGGCGGTCGCTCTCCTGCAGGACGCGGGAGCGGTCGTGATGAACCAGACGCCGCTCATCCGCGGCATCAACGACGACCCGGGGGTGCTTGCGGCGCTCTTCGACAAACTCTCGTTCATCGGCGCGAACCCCTACTATGTCTTCCAGTGCCGTCCGTCAATCGGCAACAGGACGTTCGCGGTGCCGGTGGAGGAGTCCTACCGGATATTCGAGCAGGCCCGCACGATCTGTTCGGGGCTTGCGAAGCGGGCCCGGTTCGTGATGTCCCACGCGACGGGGAAGATCGAGGTGCTCGGGAAGACGGACCGGCACACCTACTTCAAGTACAACCAGGCGGCAGACCCGGAGGATCTCGGCCGGTTCATGGTCTATAAGAGCAACCCGGAGGCCTACTGGTTCGACGATTACACGGAGCTGGTGGACGAAGGAAGGGTGAGGGAACCGCAAGACCTGGTGTAG
- a CDS encoding 30S ribosomal protein S4, translated as MGYPGKNYKTYATPKRRFEKTRLEDEKRLIIDYGLRNKRELWKAQSVLRKYRSAARELVALRSGGLSTEDYQKKRDQLVNHLYRYGIVGENADVGDVLALKVEQQLDRRLQTLVLRKGFARSPKQARQFITHGHIAIKGRRVTVPSYRVERAEEVEISYYGPSPLTNEVHPERSRIARAGVR; from the coding sequence ATGGGATATCCCGGAAAAAACTACAAAACGTATGCGACGCCCAAGCGGCGGTTTGAGAAGACCCGGCTTGAGGACGAAAAGCGGCTCATCATCGATTACGGCCTGCGGAACAAGCGCGAACTCTGGAAGGCCCAGAGCGTGCTGCGGAAGTACCGCTCCGCCGCCCGTGAACTGGTGGCGCTCCGCTCGGGCGGACTCAGCACCGAGGACTACCAGAAGAAGAGAGACCAGCTCGTCAACCACCTGTACCGCTACGGTATCGTCGGTGAGAACGCCGATGTCGGTGACGTTCTCGCGCTCAAAGTCGAGCAGCAGCTCGACCGCCGGCTCCAGACGCTGGTTCTCCGCAAAGGGTTCGCACGATCCCCCAAGCAGGCTCGCCAGTTCATCACCCACGGCCACATCGCAATCAAAGGCCGCCGCGTGACCGTCCCGAGTTACCGGGTCGAGAGAGCCGAAGAGGTCGAGATCAGTTACTACGGCCCCTCCCCGCTCACGAACGAGGTTCATCCCGAGAGAAGCCGCATCGCCCGCGCAGGAGTGAGGTAA
- a CDS encoding CBS domain-containing protein codes for MKVASDLMVDIPTLHYDDYVTKARSILRDDVFREVYVVDEKNRLRGYLDISDVLRVMDTKSNVTIKGFVREAAQAAPDTPLAETGIAIMNARTNSAAVVNEDGVYQGGVLFSELFPVLISRRTIPGRVEDAMSREPVTCTPDEPIHRIYSLIVTSGFTAFPVVQKNEAIGVVSRRDLLRAGSVRISVKNQADTTVERVMTTPVISVAPDDTIATASRLMVEHDISMLPVIDEKKRLVGVIDRHDVLSGRLP; via the coding sequence ATGAAGGTGGCCTCAGACCTGATGGTGGATATCCCCACCCTGCATTACGACGATTACGTCACAAAAGCACGGAGCATCCTCAGGGACGACGTCTTTCGTGAGGTCTACGTCGTGGACGAGAAGAACCGTCTGCGAGGTTATCTCGACATCTCCGACGTCCTGCGAGTCATGGACACCAAGTCGAACGTCACGATCAAAGGGTTCGTCCGGGAGGCCGCTCAGGCCGCCCCGGATACCCCCCTTGCGGAGACAGGCATCGCTATCATGAACGCCCGCACAAACAGCGCTGCGGTGGTCAACGAAGACGGCGTATACCAGGGAGGGGTGCTCTTCTCCGAACTCTTCCCCGTCCTGATCTCGCGCCGCACCATCCCCGGCAGGGTCGAGGACGCCATGTCGCGAGAACCCGTCACCTGCACGCCGGACGAGCCCATACACCGCATCTACAGCCTGATCGTCACGAGCGGGTTTACCGCGTTTCCGGTGGTGCAGAAGAATGAGGCTATCGGCGTAGTCTCCCGCCGGGATCTCCTGCGCGCCGGGAGTGTCCGCATATCGGTGAAGAACCAGGCAGACACCACCGTCGAGCGGGTGATGACGACACCCGTCATCTCGGTGGCGCCGGACGACACGATAGCAACGGCAAGCCGGCTGATGGTCGAACACGACATCAGCATGCTCCCGGTCATCGACGAGAAGAAGCGGCTCGTCGGCGTTATCGACCGGCATGACGTCCTCAGCGGCCGTTTGCCCTGA
- a CDS encoding deoxyhypusine synthase: MKPTQPVKPTSNITALLLSMSQTGFQGRKLGESLGVWTRMVSDPDCTIFMGLSGAMIPAGMQNVLIELVKHRYVDVIVSTGANIFHDTCEHLGVRHYLGHHHADDEALFAEGIDRIYDVFAYEEEFRSIDAEIARFADEIAPFRGSSREFIRRLGNWLRERRPEGRSLVATCAEYGVPIFIPALCDSSIGIGLVMARRRGVDVDIDQLADTDEITRMVEDAKKTGVIYVGGGVPKNFIQQTQVIASIHDQNLGGHAYAIQYTTDAPHWGGLSGCTFEEAISWGKEAPESPRVQCFCDATIALPIVASGLIGSGVERARQAPRQ, encoded by the coding sequence ATGAAACCAACGCAGCCAGTCAAACCAACCAGCAATATAACGGCCCTCCTTCTATCCATGAGCCAGACCGGCTTTCAGGGGAGAAAACTCGGGGAGTCGCTCGGCGTCTGGACCAGGATGGTCTCGGATCCGGACTGCACGATATTCATGGGACTTTCGGGCGCGATGATCCCCGCAGGCATGCAGAACGTGCTCATCGAACTCGTCAAACACCGTTACGTTGACGTCATCGTCTCGACGGGCGCGAACATCTTCCACGACACCTGCGAGCACCTCGGCGTCCGGCACTATCTCGGCCACCACCACGCAGACGACGAAGCGCTCTTTGCGGAGGGGATCGACCGGATCTACGACGTCTTCGCCTACGAAGAGGAGTTCCGGAGCATCGACGCGGAGATCGCCCGGTTCGCCGACGAGATAGCACCGTTCCGGGGCTCCTCACGGGAGTTCATCCGCCGCCTCGGGAACTGGCTCCGCGAACGGCGGCCGGAAGGCCGGTCGCTCGTCGCCACCTGCGCCGAATACGGTGTCCCGATCTTCATCCCCGCCCTCTGCGACTCGTCCATCGGGATCGGCCTCGTGATGGCACGCCGGCGCGGGGTCGACGTCGATATCGACCAGCTCGCCGACACCGACGAGATCACCCGCATGGTCGAGGACGCGAAGAAGACCGGCGTCATCTACGTCGGCGGCGGCGTCCCGAAGAACTTTATCCAGCAGACCCAGGTCATCGCGTCGATCCACGACCAGAACCTCGGCGGGCACGCCTACGCCATCCAGTACACCACCGACGCCCCCCACTGGGGCGGCCTCTCCGGGTGCACGTTCGAGGAGGCGATCAGCTGGGGCAAGGAGGCGCCCGAGTCCCCTCGCGTCCAGTGCTTCTGCGACGCGACGATCGCGCTTCCCATCGTCGCATCGGGGCTGATCGGGAGCGGAGTCGAGCGCGCCCGCCAGGCGCCCCGGCAGTAA
- a CDS encoding CBS domain-containing protein, giving the protein MRAIDVMASPVYVVAPGDNVAYARNLMLKHRVSRLPVMEGDELRGILTKKDIAYRLRQTEPMWRRRPIDRIPVSILMAPEPITIAPQTGIREIAAIMLDKDISGIPVVEEGRVSGIVTKLDVMRSAHIRGLTAKVSDIMEDAVTVNRYHSLDHVIDTIKGKNDKLIVVNDNGSLAGIITESNLAFYEYLDERMNLPRKDVTHLRKEAPAGQKRFRYVVEVSAVAEDIMSRPVITVSPDASLQDAVGLMLENQINSLAVVEDGDIRGMLKRDDIIKEVAK; this is encoded by the coding sequence ATGCGTGCCATTGATGTGATGGCATCTCCGGTGTACGTCGTTGCGCCGGGGGATAATGTCGCCTATGCGCGAAACCTCATGCTCAAACACCGGGTGTCGCGGTTGCCCGTCATGGAAGGGGACGAACTCCGGGGTATCCTCACCAAGAAGGATATCGCATACCGGCTCAGGCAGACGGAACCGATGTGGCGGAGGCGCCCGATCGACCGGATTCCGGTCAGTATCCTGATGGCGCCCGAACCGATCACGATAGCGCCACAGACCGGCATCCGCGAGATCGCGGCCATCATGCTCGATAAGGACATCTCCGGGATTCCCGTCGTCGAAGAGGGCAGGGTGAGCGGCATCGTCACCAAACTGGATGTGATGCGGTCGGCCCATATCCGCGGGCTCACCGCAAAGGTCAGCGATATCATGGAGGATGCGGTCACGGTGAACCGGTATCACTCGCTGGACCACGTCATCGACACGATAAAGGGAAAAAACGATAAACTTATTGTCGTCAACGACAATGGAAGCCTTGCCGGCATAATTACCGAGAGTAACCTCGCATTTTACGAGTATCTGGACGAACGGATGAACCTGCCCAGGAAGGATGTTACTCACCTCAGGAAGGAGGCGCCGGCGGGGCAGAAACGCTTCAGATACGTCGTTGAGGTATCGGCAGTTGCGGAAGACATCATGAGCCGCCCGGTCATCACCGTATCCCCCGATGCATCCCTCCAGGATGCCGTCGGGCTGATGCTGGAGAACCAGATCAACAGCCTCGCAGTCGTGGAGGACGGCGATATCCGGGGTATGCTCAAGAGAGATGATATCATCAAGGAAGTGGCAAAATGA
- a CDS encoding CBS domain-containing protein yields the protein MSDRFQVLVKDVMAKPITIAKSAFVSEALDKMLGEGVDPLIVTNNGTVIGTTSRAAIAETLGSRKTQALKATSIHVANTVEENFTSAYPDQSIDVLVPLLQHYKLVVVFDAEHRLIGQVTAGDLLKVLRPAGGTLDVMEPAHTIQSEERAVHLRRRMLDGEIDRFIVEDGDAVLGIVTETDVAKALHAIKDLVEDTRQEYRIRNLLVRDIMTTPLISMDANTDVSDVIDLMLKKNISSVPINRNGRIAGVVTRNSLVQAL from the coding sequence ATGAGCGACAGATTTCAGGTACTTGTCAAAGACGTGATGGCAAAACCGATCACCATCGCGAAGTCCGCCTTTGTCAGCGAAGCGCTCGATAAGATGCTCGGTGAGGGCGTCGATCCGCTGATCGTGACCAACAACGGCACGGTCATCGGAACGACGTCCCGCGCGGCAATCGCCGAGACGCTCGGGAGCAGGAAGACCCAGGCGCTGAAGGCCACATCCATTCATGTCGCGAACACGGTCGAGGAGAACTTCACCTCCGCGTATCCGGACCAGAGCATCGACGTTCTGGTGCCGCTGCTCCAGCACTACAAGCTGGTGGTGGTCTTCGACGCCGAGCACCGCCTTATCGGGCAGGTGACGGCGGGCGATCTCCTGAAGGTGCTCCGCCCGGCGGGTGGCACCCTCGACGTCATGGAACCGGCGCACACCATCCAGAGCGAGGAGCGCGCCGTCCACCTCCGCCGCAGGATGCTTGACGGCGAGATCGACCGCTTCATCGTCGAAGACGGAGACGCCGTCCTCGGTATCGTCACGGAGACCGATGTCGCAAAGGCGCTCCACGCGATCAAGGATCTCGTGGAGGATACCCGGCAGGAGTACCGGATCAGGAACCTGCTCGTGCGGGACATCATGACCACGCCCCTGATCTCAATGGACGCGAATACGGACGTCTCCGACGTCATCGACCTGATGCTCAAGAAGAACATCAGTTCCGTCCCGATCAATCGGAACGGCAGGATCGCGGGCGTCGTGACCCGGAACTCGCTCGTGCAGGCCCTGTGA
- a CDS encoding Era-like GTP-binding protein codes for MTFLVRTKRKISGLLKALFKKRTCRIGIYGPPNAGKTTLANRIVRDWVGDAVGPVSEVPHETRRVRRKEDITITGQNGSSVTIDIVDTPGVTTKIDYNEFVEYGIEKEEAVKRAREATEGVAEAMHWLREDIDGVIYMLDSTQDPFQQVNIMLIGIIESRKLPVVIVANKNDLPDASAARIKSAFPQHPVISISGLEGNNVDELYEKMTTYFG; via the coding sequence ATGACGTTCTTAGTTCGTACGAAAAGAAAGATCTCGGGGCTGTTGAAGGCGCTCTTTAAGAAGCGAACCTGCCGCATCGGGATCTACGGCCCTCCCAATGCCGGCAAGACCACGCTTGCGAACCGGATTGTGCGGGATTGGGTCGGCGATGCGGTCGGCCCGGTCAGCGAGGTGCCTCACGAAACCCGGCGCGTCCGGCGCAAAGAGGATATCACCATCACGGGACAGAATGGCAGTTCGGTCACCATCGACATCGTCGATACCCCGGGCGTGACGACCAAGATCGACTACAACGAGTTTGTCGAGTACGGCATCGAGAAGGAGGAGGCGGTCAAGCGGGCCCGGGAGGCGACCGAGGGCGTTGCCGAGGCGATGCACTGGCTCCGCGAGGATATCGACGGCGTCATCTATATGCTCGATTCCACGCAGGACCCGTTCCAGCAGGTGAACATCATGCTCATCGGGATCATCGAGAGCCGGAAACTCCCGGTCGTGATCGTCGCAAATAAGAACGATCTCCCCGATGCGTCCGCCGCGCGGATCAAGAGTGCGTTCCCCCAGCACCCGGTGATCTCCATATCGGGTCTTGAAGGGAACAACGTGGATGAGTTGTACGAGAAGATGACGACGTATTTCGGGTGA
- a CDS encoding CBS domain-containing protein translates to MQPNSNNSDKKPADRLLKMPGKRERGPVDFKTKIAEHEGEIMAIATRDVVVAQQTTTIIQAVEIMTREGFRRLPVVDPGTRHLRGIVTVGDIINFMGGGDKFNLVQVKHGGNFLAAINEGLREIMTPHLVTMPVTGAIADAVDIIVNKNIGGIPITDAEGELKGIVTERDVMKVLATENSGRKAEDIMNSSVRVTGPDTPIGKVCREMVKCRFRRFPVVADDVLCGIVTATDIMSYLGKGKAFEQLTTGDSIEVMGVPVRSLLSGELHTITPDRNIHEIALEMIRRRVGALPVIEDSHLVGLVTEYDLVKAFSEE, encoded by the coding sequence ATGCAACCCAACTCGAATAACTCGGATAAGAAACCGGCCGACAGGCTCCTGAAGATGCCCGGAAAACGCGAACGCGGGCCGGTCGACTTCAAGACAAAGATTGCCGAGCATGAAGGCGAGATCATGGCGATCGCCACAAGGGATGTCGTCGTGGCGCAGCAGACGACCACGATCATCCAGGCGGTCGAGATCATGACCCGGGAAGGGTTCCGCAGGCTGCCGGTCGTCGATCCCGGAACGCGCCACCTCCGGGGGATCGTGACCGTCGGCGACATCATCAACTTCATGGGCGGCGGCGACAAGTTCAACCTCGTGCAGGTGAAGCACGGGGGGAACTTCCTCGCGGCCATCAACGAGGGGCTCCGCGAGATCATGACGCCGCACCTGGTCACGATGCCCGTGACCGGAGCCATCGCCGACGCGGTCGATATCATCGTCAACAAAAATATCGGCGGGATCCCCATCACCGACGCGGAAGGAGAACTGAAGGGCATCGTGACCGAGCGCGACGTGATGAAGGTGCTCGCCACGGAGAACTCGGGCCGCAAGGCGGAGGATATCATGAACTCGTCGGTACGCGTCACCGGCCCCGACACACCGATCGGCAAGGTCTGCCGGGAGATGGTGAAATGCCGGTTCAGGCGCTTTCCGGTTGTTGCCGACGACGTCCTCTGCGGGATCGTCACCGCCACCGATATCATGAGTTATCTCGGGAAGGGCAAGGCGTTCGAGCAGCTGACGACCGGGGACTCCATCGAGGTCATGGGGGTGCCGGTGCGCTCGCTCCTCTCCGGGGAACTGCACACCATCACGCCCGACCGGAACATCCACGAGATCGCCCTCGAGATGATCCGGCGGCGTGTCGGGGCGCTCCCGGTCATCGAGGACTCGCACCTTGTCGGCCTCGTTACGGAATACGACCTTGTGAAAGCATTTTCTGAGGAGTGA
- a CDS encoding CBS domain-containing protein: protein MMNNSDTIHFETRIPVREVMQSHPTTIDVGETVARAAQIMCRDEVGSCIVLQSNLPTGIVTEEDINCKVVAKDLKPGEIHVSEIMSTPLITIGAEKLVGDAAAMMVKHRVRRLPVVEDQMVIGIVTVRDILTVAAEVNELLADLIEINREEVYAMGVCDRCGNISDDLSRVDNLMLCPACREEEQLL, encoded by the coding sequence ATGATGAATAATAGTGATACCATCCATTTCGAGACACGCATACCGGTCAGGGAGGTCATGCAGAGCCATCCGACGACCATCGATGTCGGGGAGACTGTCGCCCGGGCGGCGCAGATCATGTGCCGCGACGAGGTCGGGAGTTGTATTGTGCTGCAGAGCAACCTGCCTACCGGGATCGTCACGGAGGAAGATATCAACTGCAAAGTCGTGGCTAAAGACTTGAAACCGGGTGAAATTCACGTCAGCGAGATCATGAGCACGCCCCTGATCACGATCGGCGCCGAGAAGCTGGTCGGGGACGCCGCGGCAATGATGGTGAAGCACCGTGTCCGCAGGCTCCCCGTCGTCGAAGACCAGATGGTCATCGGGATCGTGACAGTTCGGGACATCCTCACCGTCGCGGCCGAAGTGAACGAACTCCTCGCGGATCTCATCGAGATCAACCGCGAAGAGGTGTACGCCATGGGGGTATGCGACCGGTGCGGGAACATCTCCGACGACTTATCAAGGGTCGACAACCTTATGCTCTGCCCCGCCTGTCGGGAGGAGGAGCAGTTGCTATGA
- a CDS encoding PKD domain-containing protein: MPNDTAASDLIAVMTLIAVFVTAVAILGVTLLSSPSGDAAPAMLARSVVGEDGKLSIRHDGGDPLEWEHFAIIVDGVDRTEEFSLVDTSGNEHSTWTSWGTGEALVLSGVPEDAHIQIVAGGVSRTGSEWLLHEVGSGSAVGPTVTATTVPTTIPTTIPTTIPTTIPTTEPTQVPLVAGFTADPTSGPAPLRVQFTDASAGGATSWSWNFGDGGTSTERNPAHTYTDEGIYTVTLTVKNAKDSDTVTKTGYIIVTEEHVSRLEVNSVRQALIFFWWNVPVNGIGIDYSGDLGTGSDETPFVLSRTDSDDSGFRVTLTAPDSIGFWPLLWYFERWQVGETWYGSRTINVPVADDESLTATAHYSFWL, encoded by the coding sequence ATGCCCAACGACACCGCCGCCTCCGATCTCATCGCCGTCATGACTCTCATCGCCGTCTTCGTGACGGCGGTGGCGATCCTCGGGGTGACGCTCCTCTCCAGCCCCTCCGGCGACGCGGCGCCCGCGATGCTTGCCCGCAGTGTTGTGGGAGAGGACGGCAAACTCTCCATCCGCCACGACGGCGGCGACCCCCTCGAATGGGAACACTTTGCGATCATCGTCGACGGCGTCGACCGGACGGAGGAGTTCAGCCTCGTCGATACCTCAGGGAACGAACACAGCACCTGGACGTCGTGGGGAACCGGGGAGGCCCTCGTCCTCAGTGGTGTGCCCGAGGACGCCCACATCCAGATCGTCGCCGGGGGCGTGAGCCGCACCGGCAGTGAATGGCTCCTCCACGAAGTCGGGAGCGGCTCGGCGGTCGGGCCAACGGTAACGGCAACGACGGTGCCCACCACAATACCCACCACAATACCCACCACAATACCCACCACAATACCGACGACTGAACCGACACAGGTGCCCCTTGTCGCCGGCTTCACCGCCGACCCCACATCCGGCCCCGCTCCCCTCCGGGTACAGTTCACCGACGCCTCCGCGGGAGGGGCGACCTCGTGGTCCTGGAACTTCGGCGACGGCGGCACGTCGACCGAACGAAACCCGGCGCACACGTATACGGACGAAGGGATCTATACCGTCACGCTGACGGTCAAAAACGCCAAAGACAGCGATACGGTGACGAAGACGGGGTACATCATCGTTACGGAGGAGCACGTCTCCCGGCTTGAGGTGAATTCGGTCCGGCAGGCGCTCATATTCTTCTGGTGGAACGTCCCGGTCAACGGGATCGGCATCGATTATTCCGGAGACCTCGGAACGGGATCGGACGAGACGCCGTTCGTCCTCAGCAGAACCGATTCGGACGACTCCGGCTTCAGGGTCACGCTGACGGCGCCTGATAGCATAGGATTCTGGCCTCTGTTATGGTACTTCGAAAGGTGGCAGGTCGGCGAAACGTGGTATGGGAGCAGGACAATCAATGTCCCGGTTGCCGATGATGAGAGCCTGACAGCCACGGCGCATTACAGTTTCTGGCTCTAG
- a CDS encoding Zn-ribbon domain-containing protein, with translation MPHKCTQCGREFEDGSTKILKGCPSCGGKKFLYIREAERHDDVLKEKTIDEIARETGEEVLEVKPDLRKKEEIEVFERIESIRILGPGSYELNIDKLARSDEVVVGLEKEGKYVVDILSMARKKK, from the coding sequence ATGCCTCACAAGTGCACACAATGCGGGAGAGAGTTCGAAGACGGTTCGACGAAGATTCTGAAAGGATGCCCGAGTTGCGGCGGGAAGAAGTTTCTCTACATCCGTGAGGCCGAACGGCACGATGACGTGCTGAAAGAGAAGACCATCGATGAGATCGCCCGGGAGACGGGCGAGGAAGTGCTTGAGGTCAAGCCGGACCTCCGGAAAAAAGAGGAGATCGAGGTATTCGAGCGTATCGAGAGCATCCGCATCCTCGGTCCGGGTTCATACGAACTGAACATCGATAAGCTGGCCCGGTCGGACGAGGTCGTCGTTGGACTGGAGAAGGAAGGAAAATACGTTGTGGATATCCTCTCCATGGCCCGGAAAAAGAAGTGA